The following proteins are co-located in the Cryptococcus neoformans var. grubii H99 chromosome 1, complete sequence genome:
- a CDS encoding dimethylaniline monooxygenase, which produces MCSEEQFHHFNRSVRNVAIIGSGPSGTPAARHLRDAGLNVRVFERQDKPGGIWNWRPSASLPLSVPTPPPSVGAFTPVIRGNGVYEDSGRVERARFSPPNPCYWSLNNNVPTSTMAFKDFPYPPGTQANVSHAHISSYVQSYVKHYGIDQFTSYNTRVEQAEKIGDIWKLTLRKVVDEGEDRVREDYWIEEFDAVVAASGHYNAPYIPPFEGSDAWSAAWPQQLIHSQGYRKPEPYTGKTVIIVGIGTSGNDIAKDISPYAKKIYMVGRNILRGPQQYRDLRKMQRHFALPNSEILPEIRCFHAPSPGQATNEGSIEFTNGRVITGVDEIIFATGYQYSYPFLPQYHQDSTMANPAFPTVTPIVTNGDGVLNLYRDVFYIPDPTLTFLGLSVNTSAFSFFEYQALSIARVFAGTARLPNESSRWKAYRNLVREKGEGKFSHLLGKDGERSYVRETVQWLNRDAEWSGASKVEGHTAEWLAESDKIPFLIAAKFGLDAAGLKALREKPSDIPEEDTAQPMETERSIGLLGNKFKSATEETNARASEAFARKVALTSV; this is translated from the exons ATGTGTTCAGAAGAGCAGTTCCATCATTTTAACCGCTCTGTTCGCAACGTAGCCATCATTGGCTCGGGTCCTTCCGGTACTCCTGCCGCCAGACATCTTCGAGATGCTGGCCTAAACGTTCGGGTCTTCGAGAGGCAAGATAAGCCAGGCGGTATTTGGAACTGGCGGCCCTCGGCTTCCCTCCCGCTTTCAGTCCCAACCCCGCCTCCTTCAGTGGGAGCCTTCACCCCAGTCATCCGGGGGAATGGTGTGTATGAAGATTCAGGAAGAGTGGAGCGTGCGAGATTCAGCCCACCTAACCCTTGTTACTGGAGCTTGAACAACAATGTCCCCACGTCGACCATGGCT TTTAAAGACTTCCCTTACCCCCCTGGGACCCAAGCTAATGTCTCTCACGCCCACATCTCATCCTATGTCCAAAGCTATGTCAAGCATTATGGCATCGACCAGTTTACTTCCTACAACACAAGAGTGGAACAGGCAGAAAAGATTGGTGACATTTGGAAATTGACACTACGAaaggttgttgatgaaggcgaagacCGAGTACGGGAAGATTATTGGATAGAG GAATTTGACGCAGTCGTTGCCGCGTCTGGGCATTATAATGCACCCTACATCCCCCCATTTGAAGGTTCGGATGCTTGGTCCGCCGCCTGGCCACAACAGCTCATCCATTCGCAAGGATACCGAAAACCTGAGCCCTATACTGGCAAG ACCGTCATCATTGTCGGTATTGGAACCAGCGGTAACGACATTGCCAAAGATATATCACCTTATGCCAAAAAAATTTATATGGTCGGTCGCAACATCCTACGAGGCCCGCAACAGTACCGGGACCTCAGGAAGATGCAAAGGCACTTTGCCCTTCCCAACTCCGAGATACTTCCTGAGATTCGTTGTTTTCATGCGCCCTCTCCTGGTCAAGCCACCAATGAAGGTTCAATCGAGTTCACAAACGGAAGAGTCATCACCGGTGTTGACGAGATCATCTTTGCTACTGGTTACCAGTACTCTTatccctttcttccccaGTATCATCAAGACAGTACCATGGCCAATCCCGCATTCCCTACCGTCACTCCCATTGTCACCAATGGCGACGGTGTTCTTAATCTGTACCGAGATGTCTTCTACATTCCTGATCCTACACTCACCTTTCTCGGCCTAAGCGTGAACACATCTGCCTTTTCATTCTTTGAATATCAAGCTCTCTCCATTGCGCGTGTCTTCGCAGGCACAGCTCGTCTTCCCAACGAATCTTCCAGATGGAAAGCATATCGAAATCTTGTCCGTGAGAAGGGTGAAGGGAAGTTCAGCCATCTTTTGGGCAAGGACGGTGAAAGAAGCTATGTGCGTGAGACGGTACAATGGTTGAACCGCGATGCGGAATGGTCTGGCGCGAGCAAGGTGGAGGGGCATACAGCAGAGTGGTTGGCGGAGAGTGACAAGATTCCATTCTTAATTGCTGCCAAGTTCGGGTTGGATGCTGCCGGTCTCAAGGCGTTGAGAGAAAAACCTTCAGACATCCCAGAGGAGGATACAGCCCAGCCAATGGAGACTGAGAGGAGTATTGGCTTGCTTGGGAATAAGTTCAAGTCCGCGACTGAGGAGACAAATGCGCGGGCGAGCGAAGCATTTGCCCGCAAGGTGGCTTTAACTTCCGTATAA
- a CDS encoding pantothenate transporter, protein MVVNPPRDPYYLRNTSRRQRQNKILRMVTVGYPFPEEPILGNNVDPASDMGQSLPKKTTWKGRIWDTFDRPPLERKLLFKVDAAILAFASLGYFLKNLDQTNINSAFLSGMKEDLGMSANQLVTATSIWTVGYVIGQIPSNLLLTRIEPRWVIPALELGWGIATLGSYGVKSYKALYALRFLVGLFESGFYPGMHYMLGGWYTPSEIGKRASIFWVAGSLGQMFSGILQAAAYNNLSGIHGLAGWRWLFIIDAVITLPLAVFGFIFFPSLPLLGKKCWWLSSEEFSLAQSRLLSFGRVGKKAWTRTKLKSLLFSWHTYFLPILYVIWNNQYPQAPIGYFLKSFNDPPYPGGDRRFSVGQINQLPLPQTAIFVIVALAFAWLSDGLFRGRRWPFVYVGAVISLIIASILVHFPLYKNVDSTIILYWFSTVGQGAGPLILTYINEICSDDSEKRAILVAAANDLAYVVQAVAPNFVWKTIDFPQARKGWTWSIALNVALILWMSIILILRRRDTKRIFRKSPAGSIQVPETPEEDDKFSGTLASFEKA, encoded by the exons ATGGTCGTCAATCCTCCACGGGACCCTTATTACCTGCGAAATACTAGTAGAAGGCAAAGACAAAACAAAATACTTAGGATGGTCACCGTGGGATATCCATTCCCCGAAGAGCCTATACTGGGCAACAATGTTGATCCTGCGTCTGACATGGGGCAATCACTCCCCAAAAAAACAACATGGAAAGGTCGTATCTGGGATACTTTCGACAGGCCTCCcttggagagaaag CTATTGTTCAAGGTCGATGCTGCTATTCTTGCATTTGCCTCA CTTGGTTATTTCCTCAAGAATCTTGATCAGACCAATATCAACTCTGCATTCCTATCCGGCATGAAGGAAGACCTCGGCATGTCAGCCAATCAGCTTGTCACTGCTACTTCTATCTGGACAGTGGGCTACGTTATTGGTCAAATTCCTTCAAATCTGTTACTCACTCGAATTGAACCACGGTGGGTCATTCCGGCT CTAGAACTTGGTTGGGGAATAGCTACTCTTGGGTCTTATGGTGTCAAGTCTTATAAGGCCCTTTATGCCCTTCGTTTCTTAGTCGGCCTTTTTGA GTCCGGTTTTTATCCAGGTATGCATTACATGCTTGGTGGATGGTACACTCCGTCCGAAATTGGAAAGCGGGCAAGCATTTTTTGGGTTGCTGGTTCTCTGGGCCAAATGTTCTCTGGTATCTTGCAAGCTGCAGCTTACAACAACCTGTCTGGTATTCACGGACTTGCTGGCTGGAG GTGGTTGTTCATAATTGACGCTGTCATCACTTTGCCTCTTGCCGTTTTTggtttcatcttcttcccttctctcccccTTCTGGGGAAAAAGTGTTGGTGGTTGTCATCGGAAGAATTCTCTCTTGCCCAATCACGCCTTCTCAGTTTTGGTCGAgtgggaaagaaggcttGGACCAGAACCAAGCTCAAGAGCCTTCTGTTCAGCTGGCACACTTATTTCCTTC CTATCCTCTATGTTATTTG GAACAATCAATACCCTCAAGCCCCCATCGGTTATTTCTTAAAATCCTTCAACGACCCTCCCTACCCTGGTGGCGACCGCCGGTTCTCTGTTGGACAGATCAACCAAC TTCCCTTACCCCAAACCGCAATTTTTGTTATCGTTGCTCTTGCCTTTGCTTGGTTAAGTGATGGTCTTTTCCGAGGACGACGATGGCCGTTCGTCTATGTTGGCGCTGTTATCTCT CTTATCATTGcctccatcctcgtccacTTTCCACTTTACAAGAACGTCGACAGCACCATCATCCTGTATTGGTTCAGCACTGTCGGCCAAGGTGCCGGCCCTCTTATTCTCACTTACATCAACGAGATCTGCTCAGACGATAGTGAGAAGCGAGCTATTCTCGTCGCTGCTGCAAATGACTTGGCTTATGTTGTCCAGGCTGTT GCTCCCAACTTTGTCTGGAAGACAATCGATTTCCCCCAAGCCAGAAAAGGTTGGACCTGGTCTATCGCTCTGAACGTCGCCCTGA TTCTTTGGATGAGtatcatcctcattctccGTCGACGAGATACCAAGCGCATATTCCGTAAATCTCCTGCAGGGTCTATCCAAGTTCCTGAGACCCCGGAAGAGGACGACAAGTTTTCTGGCACACTTGCATCTTTCGAAAAAGCCTAA
- a CDS encoding salicylate hydroxylase, whose translation MTISSQQKRVKVGVIGAGPGGLAIAINLLKLPFIDLNIYDQATELREVGAGISINQNTWRHLQLLGAADTIEQFTIRGDGSKTDIEQRNGRTGELLLRKYQSVNPNAPVRSRIERHKLQRALLGQMPENFIKLSKKLETVVESDDGVIITFKDGAAAGPFDLLIGADGIRSVVRQYAYPEHRLSYTGKVAYRTLIPQSKIAHIANIPHAATFWHTAKSHVYTDRLDNGLFEIATRAIESEEHGNKVSWGQKVSRDRVIHHYKDYCETIRQIIEAPEEWLEFAMFGGPRLDSVIHNGRIALIGDASHPLSGAFGSGAAFAFEDAYVLAQALAYTHSRDENISEALKLYDEVRSPHYKGLYAILNGFADTASEVQITYGAEDEDQFVRETIRRNWSTNQDWIYSYDVTKVWYQRVVEEDGKKGVAELKIGDEQGINLAADARSVTMAL comes from the exons ATGACCATTTCCTCACAGCAAAAACGAGTGAAGGTTGGTGTGATTGGTGCCGGTCCAGGGGGTTTAGCTATCGCCATCAACCTCCTTAAGCTGCCTTTCATCGATCTTAATATCTATGACCAAGCTACCGAATTGAGAGAAGTTGGGGCT GGTATCAGCATCAATCAGAACACCTGGAGACACCTTCAACTCCTTGGGGCTGCTGATACTATCGAGCAGTTTACAATCAGGGGCGATGGAAGCAAAACTGATATAGAGCAGCG TAATGGACGAACAGGAGAACTCTTGCTCAGGAAATATCAGAGCG TCAACCCTAACGCCCCCGTACGTTCTCGTATTGAGAGACACAAACTCCAACGTGCGCTTCTCGGACAAATGCCCGAAAACTTCATTAAGCTCTCCAAAAAGCTGGAGACGGTCGTGGAATCAGATGATGGTGTCATAATCACATTTAAAGATGGCGCAGCTGCTGGACCTTTCGATCTCCTCATCGGTGCCGATGGTATCCGATCG GTGGTCCGCCAATATGCCTACCCAGAACATAGACTCTCCTACACCGGCAAAGTAGCCTATCGCACTCTCATTCCCCAATCGAAAATAGCCCATATCGCTAACATCCCTCATGCCGCGACCTTCTGGCACACGGCCAAGAGCCACGTCTACACAGACCGCTTGGACAACGGTCTCTTTGAGATCGCTACGAGAGCAATCGAGAGCGAGGAGCATGGGAATAAAGTCAGCTGGGGACAGAAAGTCAGCAGGGATAGGGTCATTCATCATTACAAG GATTACTGCGAGACTATTCGACAGATCATTGAAGCACCCGAAGAATGGCTTGAGTTTGCTATGTTTGGCGGGCCTAGACTTGACTCTGTTATCCACAATGGTCGTATCGCTCTCATAGGAGATGCTTCTCATC CTTTATCTGGTGCTTTCGGCTCTGGAGCGGCCTTTGCTTTCGAAGATGCCTATGTCTTAGCCCAAGCGCTTGCGTACACCCATTCACGGGATGAAAACATTTCAGAGGCATTGAAGTTGTATGATGAGGTGAGATCTCCGCATTACAAGGGTCTT TATGCCATCCTCAACGGCTTTGCAGACACTGCAAGTGAAGTGCAAATCACTTATGGCgcggaggatgaagacCAATTTGTCCGAGAGACCATTAGACGCAACTGGTCTACCAACCAAGATTGGATCTATTCCTACGAT GTGACAAAGGTGTGGTATCAGAGGGTcgtcgaggaggacgggaagaagggggtaGCGGAGCTAAAGATTGGTGACGAACAAGGGATCAACCTCGCTGCGGATGCGCGGTCAGTTACGATGGCCTTATAG